From the genome of Grus americana isolate bGruAme1 chromosome 9, bGruAme1.mat, whole genome shotgun sequence, one region includes:
- the PLAAT1 gene encoding phospholipase A and acyltransferase 1, translated as MAAIASFSATCPGDPEPGDLIEIFRPAYQHWALYLGDGYIINVTPVDEGPPATFASAKSVFSRKARVRMQLLKDVVGNDTYHINNKYDGTYAPLPVEEIIRRAEYLIDQEVSYDLLGNNCEHFVTLLRYGEGVSDQAKRAIGAIGFVTAAAGAFSLLGLLRSRSREKQY; from the exons ATGGCAGCTATCGCCAGCTTCAGCGCCACCTGCCCCGGCGACCCTGAGCCCGGGGACCTGATTGAGATCTTCCGGCCCGCTTACCAGCACTGGGCCCTTTACCTGGGTGACGGGTACATCATCAATGTGACACCTGTAG atGAAGGGCCCCCAGCCACATTCGCCAGCGCCAAGTCAGTGTTCAGCAGAAAGGCCCGGGTGAGgatgcagctcctgaaggacgTGGTGGGAAACGACACTTACCACATCAACAACAAGTACGACGGCACCTACGCTCCCCTCCCGGTGGAGGAGATCATCCGGCGTGCTGAGTACCTCATCGACCAGGAGGTGTCCTATGACCTGCTCGGCAACAACTGCGAGCACTTCGTGACCCTGCTCCGCTATGGCGAGGGGGTCTCTGACCAG GCCAAACGAGCAATTGGTGCCATTGGGTTTGTAACAGCTGCTGCCGGTGCCTTCTCCTTGCTGGGCTTGCTCCGGAGCAGATCCAGAGAGAAACAGTACTGA